A single genomic interval of Epinephelus fuscoguttatus linkage group LG22, E.fuscoguttatus.final_Chr_v1 harbors:
- the LOC125882733 gene encoding tripartite motif-containing protein 60-like — MASASSLLYEEQLLCSICLDAFNEPVTTPCGHNYCKSCITGYWVSSNQIQCPLCKRKFRKRPQLQVNTEFRDMVEQFNNMKVRGEDDIPAKPGEVPCDICFEPKRKAQKTCLVCLASYCQTHLEPHQRVTTLKKHQLIDPVSNLEDRVCKKHDKMFEFFYYAEQVCICSMCLKDNHATHGTVPLEHAFRERKAQVGSVTSELKNMENIKSRNIKEIKSFLERNKRRSEKEIADIAEVFTALLVSLQRSQAKLIEVIQEKQKAARKEAEDHLTKLEQEVAELRRKRSEMEQLLQIDDHFHLLQSCPSLSVPAHTVVSDALTQATQPIDLTDISQQSFVEKVKKTGAQVEKMLSNKIEWLIHEVRLADGCEAAERPVKEVWTPPEDKLMMIQQCNAVDVTLDTYSANSRLLVSADGKQLRFHKGLPFALFGRRFQHQAFVLGKEGFSSGRFYYEVQVSGSKGWLLGVVKESLNREILHYPTPGDGGWTLGGFCDQIQEMCFVTSDCSARLFMRQTPQKVGVFVDYEKGEVSFYDMDDRSVIHSHKRCAFIETPTVFKALLYSMAGTSLSGRQKLYPIFGIIDDDPDNMLEITPVTLVT; from the coding sequence ATGGCCTCTGCCAGCAGCCTCCTATATGAAgaacagctcctgtgttcaatcTGTCTGGATGCGTTCAATGAACCTGTCACTACTCCATGTGGACACAACTACTGCAAGTCTTGTATCACAGGGTACTGGGTCAGCAGTAACCAGATCCAGTGTCCCCTTTGTAAGAGGAAGTTCCGCAAGAGACCTCAGCTTCAGGTCAACACAGAATTCAGAGACATGGTGGAGCAATTCAACAACATGAAGGTGAGGGGGGAAGATGACATCCCTGCCAAACCAGGGGAGGTGCCCTGTGACATCTGCTTTGAGCCAAAGCGCAAAGCCCAGAAGACGTGCCTGGTGTGTTTGGCCTCGTACTGCCAGACTCACCTGGAGCCTCATCAGAGAGTCACAACCCTTAAAAAACACCAGCTGATTGATCCTGTGTCAAACCTGGAGGACAGGGTGTGTAAGAAGCACGACAAGATGTTTGAGTTCTTCTATTACGCAGAACAAGTGTGTATTTGTTCCATGTGCCTGAAAGACAATCATGCAACACATGGCACGGTGCCATTAGAGCATGCGTTCAGAGAGAGGAAAGCCCAGGTGGGCTCTGTGACATCAGAGTTAAAAAATATGGAAAACATTAAATCTAGGAATATTAAGGAAATTAAAAGCTTCcttgaaagaaacaaaagaaggtCAGAGAAAGAGATAGCAGACATTGCTGAGGTTTTCACTGCTCTGCTGGTCTCTCTGCAAAGAAGCCAGGCTAAGCTGATTGAGGTGATCCAGGAGAAGCAGAAAGCAGCACGGAAGGAGGCTGAAGACCACCTGACAAAGCTGGAGCAAGAAGTCGCTGAGTTGAGGAGGAAAAGATCTGAAATGGAACAACTTTTACAAATAGATGACCACTTCCACCTCCTGCAGAGCTGTCCATCTCTCTCCGTCCCTGCACACACTGTCGTATCTGATGCTCTGACCCAAGCCACCCAGCCAATAGACCTCACTGACATCAGTCAGCAGAGCTTTGTGGAGAAGGTGAAAAAAACAGGTGCTCAGGTGGAAAAGATGCTCAGTAATAAGATAGAGTGGCTTATTCATGAGGTCAGGTTAGCTGATGGTTGTGAGGCTGCTGAACGGCCTGTCAAAGAAGTGTGGACACCACCTGAGGACAAGCTGATGATGATCCAGCAGTGCAATGCAGTGGATGTGACTCTGGACACCTACTCAGCCAATTCCAGACTCTTGGTGTCTGCGGATGGGAAACAACTGAGATTTCATAAAGGCCTACCGTTTGCTTTATTTGGGAGAAGATTTCAGCATCAGGCATTCGTCCTTGGGAAAGAGGGTTTTTCCTCGGGTAGGTTCTACTATGAGGTTCAGGTCAGTGGGAGTAAAGGCTGGCTCTTGGGAGTGGTCAAAGAGTCCTTAAACAGGGAGATACTTCACTATCCCACCCCAGGGGACGGAGGCTGGACACTTGGTGGATTCTGCGATCAAATCCAAGAGATGTGTTTTGTTACCTCTGATTGCTCTGCTCGCCTGTTCATGAGGCAAACGCCCCAGAAAGTTGGTGTGTTTGTTGATTATGAGAAGGGAGAGGTTTCCTTCTATGACATGGATGACAGGAGTGTGATCCACTCCCACAAAAGATGTGCCTTCATTGAGACTCCAACAGTTTTCAAAGCCCTTCTTTATTCTATGGCTGGCACATCTTTAAGTGGCAGACAAAAGCTCTACCCTATTTTTGGTATCATTGATGATGATCCTGACAACATGCTTGAAATCACTCCAGTGACTTTGGTAACCTAA